The Trichomycterus rosablanca isolate fTriRos1 chromosome 6, fTriRos1.hap1, whole genome shotgun sequence DNA segment caaaGGTTCTcaaggggtgtcctaactttttcacatgactgtatatcaaggaaagtttaatatcaaaaaggcaaaaagagtgtacaaaatcagcgaaaactaaaacagtaaacggaagacaacaagtgtcatacacggtaacggttagattcagtaataaggagcgcaaacacgatcggcaaaacgagacacacgaacagaagagtttaattaaaattCACTGAATCTAACACAGCTgaaatgaatcaaaactccggagccgaTGAGCCGGAGCCATGTCCCCggtcaggattggctgaccggggacatgtgataatcacgtgacagtccgtgggagtctatattgttagaagcagatcttaagacctccatccaccccccagtcacaagaggacaaaatcaaagctgagcgcttacttgatgccccccccagtgtagatactgatacagactcacttcagtggtggaaacagtaaacaggctcgtgttccttttaagaaaactgtaaagaactgtttgtggttgtgcacttttcttaatgtaaggaggttctgctgcacattatttaaagtgagttgtttgtgagttattcttataaaggatatagctaattaagatttctattttgtttgaattattgttaattattattatacagttattgttataaagtttgagttccttgaaaggataattataggtggtgctgttactttttttgcacttctgcagtcttttaaattaaaatgttaaaaaaaataaaaagaaatttgagtcttttttcaattgcattatacaagaacaaaaaaatcttAATCGAGAATcggtaataatttaaaaataatctagattttttttttttgcaaaatcgcccaaccctaaactccacacataaaggacctggaccgccccacctggggatcgaaaccaggacctttctttctgtgaggcgacagtgctacccactgaaccaccccttcttttaataaatgaatgttaagTACACACCAACTGATAACTCAGGTTACATACTGCTGCTCCTCTGACTGGACTCCTGTGATACTTGTTGTCATAGTAACATGGACACTAAGTGGTACTTTACATATGCATGTCATTTTGGATCGAATTACTTGTATCATGCATggaaacaaggatttttatcaAATTGTTGCGTAAGGGTAGACATATCACTTCCAACTTCTAATCAGagacagtaaaataaataaatattacaggtTAGTAATAAAAAGGTGTGTTAAGTTTTTAACTTACCTTTAAACTATAAATCCCTTCCAGAAAACACATCTCCTTCTGCCTCATTACTAGCATTAAAGTCCACTGTAGAAGTTAAGGCACCTTTATCCCTACCAGACTCCAAGTTGCCTTTGGAGGTTTTTTCTTTACGCTGCTGTTGCTTTTCTTGCTTGGACATCTTACATACATGACAAAAAAGGAATAGGATTATGAATCTAGCACATAAATATGGACATACTTAAAATAATCTTTGCACCGACTACAAAGCACACTTACTTGCCTTACAACTCCTTACTTAAAAATGTTTGCAGTAATGCTAAATGTAAAGTGTGATACCTGTTTAGCATCTGTGGGCCCACAAGGAGACTCTAAACAGATGGTGACAGGTCCATCATTATGGATTTGCACTTGCATACAGGCACCAAACTGGccatctaaataaaaaaaaaagcaaaataacaGGTTTTCAAATGGCGATTTAATTAAGTAGTTGCATGTACAACAATGGACAAACACATTCTGCCCTAAATGTCCACCCACCTATGCAATAATTAGTGAGTAGAAATTGTTAAAAGCAGGATAACGTCTTAGATGCAGTCTTATAAATTAGTGAAGGTCAGtttgttctttttaaaattGATTATCTTGAATTGAGttgtggtttttatttttaaaattcaacattgtaaacattgtaaCACCATATCTAAAGCATGTTTGACAAGCCATGTTGtaacaataaaatgaaaatgaatataGACCCATATCATCTTACAGATACAGTAGCAATCGGGAATATGCAACCCCCCACATTATAGTAAGGGTTAGTCTGTTTTACAACTGTGCCATTTTCAATCTTGTTTACCATATATTAGAAACAGTAGTAGTATCTCAAAATTAGTATCTCAAAACAATTTTTACGAGTACTCTTGGAAAATCAGTAAAAGAAGACAATAAAATTGCCATAAAGAGCACCAACCTTTCCTGCCAAATTAGTAACAATATAGCCGGGCATCAATTTTGTCTTTCTTCTAATTTACAAGTTTTTTACCCCAATATGGGCAGTTTTGTCCAATGTGGGTAGAGCAGAATCTCAAAACCAGAACTTCAGCAGGAATAGCAATGAAAAGATTACACCAAACCCCAAGCCCCTGGGCCAGAGTTGTGAACCCTGTTTGCAAAACTGCCAAAACACAGGACATTTTAGTTGGTAATCCTAAAAAAAACTATAGTATCAAACAGAAAaactacttttttatttttaaatatgataGGTAGTATACAAACAGCTATAACTATTCTATAAAGAACACACTCTCTTACAATTTAGAGCAACTCATGTTTTTGGAATTTTACTCCACTGTACATAGtaagttaaaaatattaaatagaaTGCATGTGTtatcttttttaattaacaagtgtatttttttattttatttgaggcTATGGCTCCCAGCAAACTGTAAATTTAGTAATGTGGCCCCTCAGAGAAAATAAGTTTGACACCCGTGTATTAAATCACTACCCTGCTCTTAGACCCATAGCCTGCGGACACAGCACACTGAAATAAAGCTGATTACATATGATTTTATGTTCtacaaactttggttacattcatgatggaaacggtagttactcgttacacaaaatttatcagttcacaagtttaatgtcaaacacagtcatggacaattttgtgtctccaattcacctaacttgcacgtctttggaatgtgggaggaaaccggagctcccagaggaaacccacacagacacagggagagcatgccaactccacacagaaaggacccagaccgccccaccaggggatcgaacccaggaccttcttgctgtgaggtgaccgtgctacccaACGAGTCACCGCCCAAACATCATTAAGCCTTCTTATGTATCATGGTGGACATGCCGTTTTTCATTGatgctgtatttattttatgtgaaCTTAGACCtcttaatttattgttttatttaggaTACCATAGCACAGAACAATAAAAGACAATGAATtttgagaaaaaaatccagtccAGTATTAGAAAGCTATGTCTTAGTCACAAAACCTTAAGCATTATAACTTTTACTGAGTGTCAATCTATATctgatttattacattaaaGACTCATTCTAAAAGTGATTGAGTTCaagttttgtcacaaaattctacagaAAATAGCCCACACTGACAAAGTTAAAGCAGGTGCTAATgggctaatttattaaaaatttaaatgtaaaatatcatatgtacacaagtgtgcacaccctttgatatgacacccaaaagtgagctgaggtgcattttggtttcactgatactgcttgagatatttctacagtttaattggagtccacctgtggtaaattcaattgattggacatgattggagATTCCCAACACTTGCCTATATAAGGCCCCACAGCTGACAGTGCATaccagagcaaactccaagcaatggggtcaaaggaattatcttaTTGCAGAAGgatacagaaaaattgctgcagctttacaggtaccaaagagcacagtggccaccatcattcgtaaatggaaagagtttggaaccaccaaaaatcttcctagacctggccgcccggcaAAACTGAGcaatcggggaagacgggccttggccagggaggtaagcaggaacccgagggtcactctgacagagctccagcatatccttgtggagatgggagaacctatcagaagatccaggcagcactccaaaAATCACACCTtcatggtagagtggccaggcggaagccactccttagtaaaaggcacaaaataaggcacctaaaggactctcaaaccataaGAAACTAAATTCTCTGGACTGATGAAACCGAAGTTGAACTTTTTGGCATGAATACTAAGCATCACATCTGGAGGAAATGCCAACCCTACAGTGCGGGtatgtttttcagcagtgggactggggcgactagtcctgatagagggaaagatgaatgcagccaagtacacagagatccttgaagaaaacctgctccagagcactctggacctcagactggggtgaaggtttaactttcaacatgacaataacctgaagcacacagccaagagaacaaaggagtggcttcagacaAAGTATGTGAATGtctttgagtggcccagccagagcccagacctgaatccaaacatctgtggaacgagctgaaaatggctgtgtgcCAACGCTacccatccaacctgatggagcttgcaaggatatgccaagaggaatgggcaaaaatgtccagaaacaagtgtgccaagctcgtagcttctttcccaataCGCCTGTAGTtgtagctgtaattgctgccaaaggtgcatcaaccaagtattaggcttagggtgtgtacagataacccctaaataaaccatttttgtcagtacGTACAATaaatttgcatattttctaaaccctgttttcacttcataaatattggtgattgtgtgtagatgtttgaggcaaaaaaataacagtctattatagaatgagtagcctaataaaacatggagaaggtgaaaggggtgtgcagactttccagcttgactgtacaGTTAGGAGAAGTCACCAATGAATATTTAGAAAACTGGCACAGTTTGCTCATATGAGAAGGATTCAAATATATAATGTAGAGCTAGGAAAAGCTCCCGATTAAAGGTCAAGAAATCAAATGCAGAATTTCATTTTATGTtaattaaccactttatcctggtcagggcgcAGCAGGCCTTGTTCCACTGGGGAACACTGGGCACAACACAGGAACTACCTGGTCATAaggccaatccatcgcaggctcaggcatagccaatcatatcggAGTAGGTGTCCAGCCAGCCAATAGGTGAAAAACATAGTTTGTTCTATTAAATGTGAATATGAAATAGAAAAAATGGTGGACACCAAAAGCATCAttatttttaactttgtttaaatacAACCAAGTGTTTTATGACAAAGGTGTCTTGGGGAGTTATTACCAATAACTTTGTGTAAGTGTTTTAAGAAAGTTTAGATTAGCCTTACCTTTAATAAGCTCTGGTTTGTATGTGGTCCTCATCTGTTCTAGAATGTTGTTGTAAAAGGCTTGGGCAAAATCAGCAGACATGGCCAAATGAAAATCAGGCTTGTTGCCTTTAAGAACACACTGCAGTGTAAACTGACTCACACACAGCACCTCTAGCTCCTTTTCCATTACACTTTTGCTCCAGGCACGGCCATTGTCATCCTCAAATAAACGAAGGTTTAGGATCTTGCGCATtctagtaaacacacacacataaatatatcTTGTGAAATGTTATTACAAATTTCTAATAAATTTGTATAACTATAGCAGAACAATAATatgattaatttgtttgttaaAAAACTTGGCAGATTCTTACCATGATTTAAATACAACCTGTCCTTTTTTctgtcacacatacacacacagtgttatCACATCACATAACTACGCCATCATCCCTTCGCGATGGTTAGCTATGCATAGCTTCCTCCAATGCTCGTGTCACTTGAAGCAGACTAGGCCCTAATAATGCAACCCACGTTGTAATGATGTCAGTCAAGCTTATTCTCGATCCCTGcaacttttatgtttttatcaAGTCCTGTCGTAACACTGAATTCAATGCTGACATGTGGATGCCTAATCACATGCTTAAGAAAACTTAACTTGCAGGACGTGGTTAATTCATTTTGTGTTATGACCATCTTGCAAACTTGCTCACTGCTCATCCTCTTCCACCAAAACAATGCTTTGGAAATTGTTAAATAAGcttttatgtttaaaacatatcaACCCAAGAA contains these protein-coding regions:
- the dtd1 gene encoding D-aminoacyl-tRNA deacylase 1 translates to MKAIIQRVSKASVTVGKEQISSIGRGLCVLLGISAEDTQNDADYIMRKILNLRLFEDDNGRAWSKSVMEKELEVLCVSQFTLQCVLKGNKPDFHLAMSADFAQAFYNNILEQMRTTYKPELIKDGQFGACMQVQIHNDGPVTICLESPCGPTDAKQMSKQEKQQQRKEKTSKGNLESGRDKGALTSTVDFNASNEAEGDVFSGRDL